The sequence CTTATCATAATTTCGGCGCTGACGTTGTGTGGCAATTGGGTACAGGGTATTTCGGTGCCAGAGACGAAAAGGGTAAATTCTCCTTAGATCATTTCGTAAAACGTTTAGATGATAATCCTAATGTGAGAGCGATCGAAATCAAACTTTCCCAGGGAGCCAAACCTGGAAAGGGGGGTATCCTGCCGGGAGCGAAAGTCACCAAAGAGATCGCCGAGATCAGAGGCATCAAAGCTGGGCAGGATTGTATTTCGCCTAACGCACATACCGAATTTGACGATGCAAAAAGCCTGATCGATTTTATAGAAAAATTAGCATCCGTTTCCGGACTTCCGGTCGGGATCAAAAGTGCAGTGGGGGAATCTAAGTTTTGGGAAGAACTTGCGAGTTTGATGAAAGAAACAGGCCAGGGCCCGGACTTCATCACTATCGACGGAGGAGAAGGAGGAACAGGAGCGGCGCCGTTAACGTTTACCGATCACGTTTCTCTCCCTTTTAAGGTGGGATTTGCTAGAGTATATAAGATTTTTCAAAAATACGAGATCGCAGACAGAGTGGTCTGGATCGGGAGTGGAAAATTAGGCTTTCCGGATAGGGCTATAGTTGCATTCGCTATGGGTTGCGATCTGATCCATGTAGCAAGAGAGACCATGATGTCTATCGGTTGTATTCAGGCCCAAAAATGTCATACAGGTCATTGCCCTGCGGGAGTGGCCACACAAAGTAAATGGTTACAAGCAGGTTTAGATGTGGAGTTAAAAGCGAAACGCGCTGCAAACTATATCAAAGGGTTTAGAAAAGAATTATTATCCGTGGCTCATGCCTGCGGATATGAACATCCTCTTCAATTTACTGGGAACGATATAGAGATAGGAGCGGGTCAAAACAGATTCAGGACCCTGACCGAAGTTTTGGAATATGAAAGAGCTCCTGTAAAATTCACCACTATGATGGATTATACGAGTAACATTACCGCACTCGGTTAGTTTTTAATTCGCTTGCAATAGGTCGGGTCCCTGTAAAAATTTGCGGGACCCGAATGAAACTGATCTCATCCTTTTTCCAAAATTTCTGGAACTTTATTCGTTCTCCTAAGGAAGAACTTCAAAAAAAAGACCCCTTCCCCGGATATCCGATCTTATTTATTAAAACTTCTATCCCGATCTTGATCGGATATTTTTTCGCACATCTTTCTTTTAGAGCCTTAGGATTGCAGTATGTGTTTTTAGGCGGATCCATTCTGAATATGTTCGTTAGAGTGATCCTACCGGATTTATTTTTAGGGACTCTTTACGCACTACTCTTTACTGCAATATATCTCGGTGCTGGAACAGGGATACTTTGGGGAATTTCTAAAACTTTCTCATACCCATTCGAGAGCAATAAAGGATTAGAATTAAGTTCCAAACTCTCTAATTCTTTTTTGATCTTGGGACTTCTAATTTTCTTCGGTTTTACCGGGATTTTAGGGTCTATTGTATATTTGATATTCTTTATATACTTTTCCTTCTTAGTCATT comes from Leptospira johnsonii and encodes:
- a CDS encoding FMN-binding glutamate synthase family protein, which translates into the protein MSEELLIEYLNLIDEHAWLFWSGVVFLFLFCVFIHDIFQKKHTIKHNFPIVGHIRYLFEKIGPELRQYWVANDKEEMPFNRAERSWVYATAKMQNNNFGFGTTELLYDAGYPIIKHSTFPFADSKAKFIEGDSSMIPSLKVMGEFRKRKKLYRPASVVNISAMSYGSLGERAVSSLNKGAKIARCYHNTGEGGLSPYHNFGADVVWQLGTGYFGARDEKGKFSLDHFVKRLDDNPNVRAIEIKLSQGAKPGKGGILPGAKVTKEIAEIRGIKAGQDCISPNAHTEFDDAKSLIDFIEKLASVSGLPVGIKSAVGESKFWEELASLMKETGQGPDFITIDGGEGGTGAAPLTFTDHVSLPFKVGFARVYKIFQKYEIADRVVWIGSGKLGFPDRAIVAFAMGCDLIHVARETMMSIGCIQAQKCHTGHCPAGVATQSKWLQAGLDVELKAKRAANYIKGFRKELLSVAHACGYEHPLQFTGNDIEIGAGQNRFRTLTEVLEYERAPVKFTTMMDYTSNITALG